The region GCAGCACGACGGGCACGCCGCGAAGTGCTTCGACGGACTTGACCGCCCGCGCGAACGCGACGCCGTCCATCTCCGGCATGTGCATGTCCGTGATGACGATGTCGGGCACGAAGTCCCCACGCCGCAGCCGCTCCATCGCCTGCGCGCCCGAGTCCGCGCTCGCCACCTCGATGCCCCACAGTTGCAGTTGCCGCGTGAGCACGCGCACGTTGGTGGCGTGGTCGTCCACCACGAGCACGCGCTTGCCCGAGAGCAGTCCCGCATCCGCAACCGCCAGTCCCGGCGCGGGTTCGGTGACCGGCGCCGCGACGGTGAACCAGAAGGTCGAACCCTTGCCCAGTTCGCTTTCCACGCCGAGCTCGCCGCCCATCAGGTCGACGAGGCGCTTGCAGATGGCGAGGCCCAGGCCGGTGCCACCGTACTTGCGCGTCGTGGAGGCGTCGACCTGCGTGAAGGCCTCGAAGAGCGAGCCCACGCGCTGCGGCGGGATGCCGATGCCGGTGTCCGTCACGCGGAACTCCAGCACGCAATTGCCCCGGCCGTCGTCGGCCGCGCGCCGGCGCACGTGCACTGCGACTTCGCCCGAGGGCGTGAACTTCACCGCGTTGTTGATGAGGTTGATGAGCACCTGCCGCAGCCGCGTCACGTCGCCCTTGATCGCCTGGGGCACCGCATGCTCGCCCTCGTCGGCGACGTCGATGATCAGCTCCAGGCCCTTCTCCCGCGCGCGCGGCGCGGCGATGTCGCAGGCTTCCTCCACGGCGTTGCGCACGCTCACGGGTTCGATCTCCAGCTCGAGCTTGCCCGACTCGATCTTGGAGAAGTCGAGTACGTCGTTGATGACGGCCAGCAGCTGGTCGCTGGAGAGCCGGATGGTCTGCAGGTAATCGCGCTGCTCGGCGTCCAGGTGCGTCTCCGCCAGCAGCGTGCTCATGCCGACCACGCCGTTCAGCGGTGTGCGGATCTCGTGGCTCATGGTCGCGAGGAAGGCGGCTTTCGCGCGCGCGGCCGCGAGCGCTTCTTCGCGCGACGCCGCGAGCTGTTCCGTGCGCCGCTCCACGCGCGCCTCCAGCGTTTCGTTGGCTTCCTGCAGCGCCTGCGCATCGGCCTTCACCTGCTCGCGATACGCGGCCAGCTGCTCCGCGCTGTCGTGCAGCACGCGCGAGAGCGCATGCACTTCCGCGATGCGGGTGCGGTCGTCGATCACGGGCACTTCGCCGCGCCCGAGCTGCCCCGCGGCCGTGCTCAGGCCGCGCAGCCGGCCGCCGATGCCGCGCGCGACGCCGAAGGCCGCCGCCGCCGTCAGCACCACCAGCGCGCCCATCAGCATCAGGGACAGGCGCCAGGCGCGCCGGATCTCGCCCGTGAAGTCGCTGTCCGGCGCGGCCACCACCAGGGTCCAGTGCAGGCCCAGCGATTCCCCGAAGGGTTGCGTGACCATGATGAGCGAATCGCCCTCCATCGGGAGCCGCTGCAGGCCCGCGCCGCCGCCCACCGAGTCGGCGCTGCGCCGGGCCCAGTCCGCCTGCAGCGCCTGGAAGCCGCGGCGGATGACGGCGTTGGCGCTGTCGGTGGGCCCGCGCCGCACCAGCTTGCCGCCCGATTCGCGGAAGAGCGCGTCGCCGGCCGAGCCCGCCACCAGCAGGCCGGCTTCGTCGACCACGAAGGCGGCGCCGTGCGCGCTGATGGTCTGCGTCTGCAGCAGGTCCGCGAGCTGCTGGAGGTAGAGGTCCACGCCGAAGACGCCGGCGACGCCGCCTTCGTTGTCGTAGACCGGCTGCGAGAGCGTGACGAACAGCTGCGGCTTGCCCGGCACGCCCTGCACGCGCGAGAACACACGGCCCTTGGCCTGGACCGCCCCGAAATACCAGGGGGTGGTGCGCGGTTCGTAGTTGGCGATCTCGCTCGGTTGCGGACGGCTGCGGTCGCCGGGGCGGGCGGCCAGGTAGGCACGCCGCCCGGTGCCGCCGGCATCGCGGATGCGGACCTCGGCCATGGAGCGGCGGCTCTCCACGCCGAAGTACTCGCCGCGCTGGTTGCCGAAGTACATCGCGGGCACGTGGGTGGACTGGCGCGTGAGCGCGAAGGCCATGGCTTCGAAGGCCGTGGGATCGGCCAGCAGCTGCTGCGCCCGTGTGCGCTCCGTCGCGTCCAGGCTTTCCGGGAAGAGCCCGTTCAGCGCGTCGTGCGCCTGGCGCATGTGCGTCTCGGTCCCGGCCTGCACCCGCGACGCCACGTTGAAGAGGATCTTGCCCGCGAGATCCTCGGCGGCCTGCGTGCTGCCGCGCGCCATGACCCAGGCGACCAGCAGCGCGGGCACCAGCGCCAGCAGCAGGAGCGCCACGCTGAGGATCTGCCTCAGCGAGAACATCCGCTTGCCGGGCGGCATCAGAGCACGAGCCCGACGAGTTCGACGGCGTCCATGGGAACCGATCGCCCCGGGACCTCCACGAGCGCGCGCGCGCCCGTGCGCACGGCGCCCGTGATGGAGCGAAGCGCCGCCACGCTGGCGACGATGTGCCAGCCGAGCGAGCGTGCCTGCTTTTGCAGCTGCATCGTGGCGCTGACCGCGTCGCCCACCGGGAGCGTCTGCGCCGGGCCGCCATGCAGCGGGTCCTGCAGCACCGCGAGCGCGACCGGTCCCGTGTGCAGGGCGACGTTCACTTCGAAGGGCGGCAGTTGCCGGCCCGGGTACTTCGCCGACAGGTACTCGCGGATGCCGCGCGTGGAGTCCACGAGGCCCAGCGCCGCCTTCGCCGCGCGCAGGCCGTGGTTCACGGTTCGCGTGTCGGTGCCGGAGGCGAAGATCGCGAGCAGGCCTTCGCCGACGAAGCGCATGTGGCGCGCGCCGAACAGGTTGACCGTGTCGTTCGCGCTGCCGTAGAACTTCTTGACAAGGTCGGCGAGCTCCTGCGAATCGAGCCGCTCCGCCACGGTGGCGTAGTTGGGAATGTCCACGAAGAGCACCGTCGCGCTCGCGAGCTTCTCGTCGCCCGCGCTGCCATCGCCTTCCGGCCAGCGCTCGCTCAGCTCGGCCGCGAGGCGCTGCTCGTACAGCTTGGCGAGCTGGTGCTTCTGCTCCACCAGCGCCTCCTGCACCGCGGCGTCCACCGCCATCGCCTGCAGGTTGGCCTGCACGGAGCGCTTGTTCAACTGGGCCGCGGCCGCCTCGCGCAGCTCGTTCGGGCGGAAGGGCTTGGTGATGTAGTCGTCGGCGCCGGTCGTCATGCCGATGCGCATGTGCGCGCGCTCCTGCAGCGAGGTGAGCAGGATGACGGGGATGGTCGCGTTGGCCGGGTCCGCGCGAAGCGCCGCGAGCATCTGGAAGCCGTTCATGCCCGGCATCTGGACGTCGCTGATGATGAGGTCGGGGCGGCGCGGGGCCACGAGCGCAAGGCCTTGCGCGCCATCTTCCGCGGTAAGCACCTCGTGCCCGTCCTTCTTCAGGACCGAAGCGATGAGCATGCGGGTGCCGGCATCGTCTTCCATGACGACGATCAGGGCCATTGGACGATCCTCTTGGTGACGCGCAATCTTACATGCGGCGCGCCGCGCCGCGGCTCACGCGCCGGCCTGCGCTTCCAGGTAATCGCAGGTGAGGTGCGCCAGGGCGCGCACGCCGATGAGGAGGCCCTGCTCATCCGCGAAGAAGCGCGGCGAATGGTTGGAATAGGTCTTGGACGGGTCGATCCCCCGCGGCGTGACGCCGACGAAGAAAAAGAGCCCCGGGATCACCTGCTGGAAGAACGAGAAGTCCTCCGCGCCGGTCACCTTGTTCACCAGCTCGAGCTTGCCGGGGCCCGCGACGCGCTGCAGCGTCGGCACCATCGCGGCGGTGAGCGCGGGGTCGTTCACGGTGACGGGGTAGTTCTTGTTGATGCAGACGGTGCAGCCGGCGCGCGAGCCGCGCGAGACCGATTCGGCCAGCGTCGTCACGCGCTCGTGGATCTCGTCGCGCATGTCTTCCGCGAAGGTGCGGATGGTGCCGCGCATCTCGACCTCGTTGGGGATGATGTTGTCGCGGTTGCCGCCGCGGATCATGCCCACCGTCACCACCGCCGGCTCGCGCGTGATGTCCGTGCCGCGGCTCACCACGGTCTGCAGGCCCAGCACCACCTGCGCGGCGGTCACGATGGGGTCCACGCCGAGCCACGGCGCGGCGCCGTGCGTCTGCTTGCCGTGCACCTTGATGCTGAAGCGGTCCGAGCTCGCCATCGTCGGGCCGGGGCGATAGCCCACCATGCCGACGTTGAGGCGCGAGGTCACGTGCAGCCCGAAGATGGCCCTGGGCACGGGCTTTTCCAGCGCGCCCTCCTGGATCATCAGCTTCGCGCCGCCTTCTTCGCCCTCGGGCGGCATTTCCTCCGCGGGCTGGAAGATGAACTTCACGGTGCCGCGCAACTGCGCGCGCAGGCCGGCCAGCACCTGCGCGACGCCCATGAGGATGGCGACGTGGCAGTCGTGGCCGCAGGCATGCATCACGCCGACCTGCTCGCCGTTCCATTCCGCGCGCGCCTTCGAGGCGAAGGGCACGTCGACTTCCTCGGTCACCGGCAGCCCGTCCATGTCGGCGCGAAGCGCCACCACCGGACCGGGCAGCGCGCCCTTCAGCAGGCCCACGACGCCGGTAAAGGCGACGCCCGTGCGCACTTCGTCGAGGCCCAGCTGCTTCAGGTGGTCGGCGATGACGCCGGCGGTGCGGAACTCGCGGTTGCCGAGCTCGGGGTTCTGGTGCAGGTCGCGCCGCCACGCGATCACCTGCGCTTCGAGCGCCCCGGCGGCGGTGTCGATGGCCTCGGCCAGTGAACTGGGGATCACGTCGCGTGCAGACATCTTCGCAACTCCGGTGTGTGGCTTGAATTCGTCATTACAGCACCTCCGTGCGTTTGCTGGAACTCCACCAGAGTCATCCGGACTTGGTCGATCCGGGAGCAGACCGGGCGACGACCGGGTGCTCGCGAAGGAAGGCGCACCGTCCGCGGCCCTACTTCGAGGCCGCTGCGCGGCTTCCCTCCCCGCTCCGCCGCCCGGGACCCGATTTCGAACCTGCGTCAGCCGCACAAGGCGGCCGCGCGGTCCGAAATCGAATCCCTTTTCGCGGCTCGCACTCGGCTCTTCACAAGGGCCGCGGCCGGTGCGCCTTCCTTCGAGTCCACCAGCCGGGCATGCCTTTGCTACAGCGCGCACGCCGACATCGGGCCTTTGCGAGGAAGTTGCAGTGACAGACCGAACACGCGAATGATGGGCTCGCGGAGGAAGGCGCACCGGCCATGGCCCTTGTGAAGAGCCGAAGGCGAGCCGCGAAAAGGGGTCTGATTTTCAACCGCGCGGCCGCCTTGTGCGGCTGACGCAGGTTGAAAATCAGGCCCCGGGCGGCGGAGCCCAGAGGGAAGCCGCGCAGCGGCCTCGAGGTAGGGCCATGGACGGTGCGCCTTCCTCCGCGAGGGTGCGATCTTCGCAAGCGGATGACGTCGCTACCGGTGCAGGTGCAGCACCGGCCAGTGCCTCTCGATCGCGATCCCGGCAAGGCGCGCATCCGGGTCCACCGCGACGGGCTGATTCACGGCCTCCAGAAGCGGCAGGTCGTTGATCGAGTCGCTGTAGGCCGTGCTGTCGAAATCGGCGAGTTTCTGGCCGCGTTCCGCGAGCCATGCGTGCAGCCGCTGCACCTTGCCCGCGCGCATGTTGAGTGTGCCGGTGGTGCGGCCGGTGAAGCGGCCCGACGCGACCGCGTTCTCCGTGGCGAGCAGGTGCCCGATGCCGAAATGCGCCGCGGTGAGTTCGGTGAGGTAGCGGCTGGTGGCGGTGGTCATCAGCATCAGGTCGCCGGCGCTGCGGTGCTGGTCGACCAGTTCCATCGCCGCGGGCGGGATGCGCGGGACGACCTGCTCTTGCAGGAACTCGCGCCGCAGGCCGTCCCATTCAGCCGGCGAGCGGCCTTCCAGCGTGCCCGCGTAGAAGTCCGCGAATTCCTGCGCGCCCACCGTCCCAGCCTTGTACCGCGCCTCCATGTCGGCGTTGCGCGCGCCGAAGCTCCCGCGATCGAGCAGCCCGCGCGCGATCAGGAAATCGCACCACAGCACGTCGCTGTCGCCCGACAGCAGCGTGTGGTCGAGGTCGAACAGTGCGAGCCGGGGCTTCACGGCTTGCGCAGGTGCCAGGCGCGCGGACGCGTGAAGGCCTCAATGCCGTAGGTGGAGAGCGTGAGGCCGATGCCGGAGTCGCCGAAGCCGCTCCAGGGCAGCCGCGGGCTCACGCGGTCGCAGCAGTTCCAGTAGAGGCTGCCCGCGTTCACGTGCGAGAGGATCCGGTGCGCACGTGCGCCGTCGGGCGTGTACACCCCCGCGGTGAGTCCGTAGCGCGTGTCGTTCATGAGCTTCACGGCCTCCTGGTCCCCCGACACCTTCTGGATGCCGATGACGGGGCCGAAGCTCTCCTCCTTCATCAGCTCCATGTCGTGGTTGACCTGGCTGAACACGGTGGCCGCGTAGCCGTTGCCCGGCCCCGGCAGGCGGTGGCCGCCGGTGTGGAGCACCGCGCCCTTGGCCTTCGCGTCGGCGACCTGCGCGTCGAGCACGTCGAGCTGCGGCGCGCGCGTGATCGCGCCGATGTAGGTGTCCTCGTTCATCGGGTCGCCGGCCTTGAAGCCCTTCACCGTCTCGACGAACGCGGCGACGAACGCATCGTGGATTTTCTCGTGCACGTAGATGCGCTCGACCGAGCAGCAGCTCTGCCCGGTGTTGTACATCGCCCCGTCGGCGAGCGACTCGGCCGCGGCCCTCGGGTCGGCGTCGTCGCACACATAGGTCGGGTCCTTGCCCCCGAGCTCGAGCTGCAGCTTCATGAAGCGCGAGCCCACCGCCTTCGCGATGCGTGCGCCGGTGGCGTAGGAGCCGGTGAAAAAGAGCCCGTCGATCTTCTGCTCGAGCAAGGCCGCGCCGACCTCCCCGCCGCCCACGAGCGTGGCGAAGATTTCGGCGGGCACGCCGGCTTCGCGCAGCAGGCGCTCGATCTCCAGCCCGGTGAGCGTCGCGTATTCGGACGGCTTGTACAGCACCGCATTGCCCGTGAGCAGCGCGGGAACGATCACGTTGCAGCCGACGAACCACGGGTAGTTCCACGCGGAGATGTTGCCGATGACGCCCAGCGGCACATGCTCGATGCGCTCCTGCATGCCGCCTTCGTCGAACACGGTTTCGCTGGCGGTCACCGGCTCGACCATGCCGACGAAGAAGTCCAGGCGCCCGAGCAGGCCGTTCAACTCGTTGCGCGACATCTTGATCGGCTTGCCGGTCTCGCGCGTCATCGTGGTGGCGAGCGCCTCGAGGTCGCGGACGACGCCCTCGCGGAAGCGCTCGATGCAGGCCTTGCGTTCGGCGATCGGGCGCGCGGCCCAGGCGGGTTGGGCGGCGCGCGCGCGCCGCGCCTTGGCCGCAACGGACGCGGCATCGTCGGCCGGGACTTCGCTGATGCGCTCGCCCGTGGCAGGGTTGGTGATGGTGAGGGTGTTCATGGGGTGGGGTCCTGCCGCACGGCCGCGGCCGCGGAGAGAAAATCCTGGAGCAGCGCGGCGTCGTCGATGGTGTCGGAGTCCGCGCGATGGAATTCGGGGTGCCACTGCACCGCCGCGAGGTAGGGCCGGGCGGCGTCGGTGCGGCGGATGGCTTCGATGATGCCGTCTTCGTGGCTCACCGCCTCCACCGCGAAGCCCGCGGCGAGATCCTTGATCGCCTGGTGGTGGATGCTGTTGACCTTCACGCGCCGGCCCTCGGGATAGAGCGCTGCCAGGCGCGATCCCGGCGCGATCTCCACGCCATGGAAATTGTTGTCGTAGACGGTGGCGTCGCGGTGGCGCAGCGCGTGGGGCAGCTGCGTCTCGATGTCCTGGTAGAGCGTGCCGCCATACGCGACATTGATCAGCTGCAGGCCGCGGCACACGCCGAAGACCGGCTTGCCCTGGCGCTCGAATGCGGCGACGAGGTCGATCTCATACTCATCGCGGATCTTGTCGCCGGCCCATTTCTCCTGCAGCGGCTGCTCGCCATAGCTGAGGGGCGAGACGTCCGCGCCGCCATGCAGCACCAGCCCGTCCAGCCACTGCGCGTAGTGGTCCAGCGTGACGTCGCCGCGCTGCGTCGCGCCGGTGGGGCTGGGGATCATCACCGCCAGCGCGCCCGTGGACATCACCCAGTGCGCGATCGACTGCTCCACGTACTGCAGGGTCTTGCCCGTGAACAGCGCGCGCGTCGGGTCGGCATGCATGAAGCACGCCGAGATCCCGATCTTCAGCCGATGGGTCACATGGCACCTTCGAACAGCCGCGTGAAATCCTCCGCCGTGACGGGCCGCGGATTCGTCTGGTGGCACATGTCCGCCGTCGCGATTTCCACGAGGCGCGGCAGGTGCTCGCGCTTCACCCCATGCGCCGACAGCTTGCCGGAGATGCCGATCCGCGCCTTGAGCGCGCGCAGCCAGGGCACGAAGTTCTCGCCGCCGCCCTGCACCTTGCACACGTGCGCGAGCTCGTCGAACTTCTCCTTCGCCGATTCGTAGTTCCATTCCATCACGGTGTCGATCATCAGCGCGTTGGCGAGGCCATGGTGCAGGTCGCACACGGCGCCGAGCGCGTGCGCGCAGGAGTGCACGGCGCCGAGGTCCTTCTGGAAAGCGATTGCGCCCATCATGGACGCCATCATCATGTCGCTGCGGGCCTGCAGGTTGGACGGCTGGTTCACCGCCGTCTCGAGTGCCGCGGCGGCGATGCGCGTGCCTTCCAGCGCGATGCCGTCGCACAGCGGGTGGTAGGCGGGCGAGAGGTAGCTCTCGATGTTGTGCGTGAGCGCGTCCATGCCCGTGGCGGCCGTGACGTGCGGCGGCAGCGCGAGCGTGAGCTCCGGGTCGGCGAACACCACTTTCGCGAGGATCTTCGGGCTGAACACGACGCGCTTCAGGTGCGTGTCGTTCTCGCTGACGACCGACGAGCGGCCGACTTCCGAGCCCGTGCCGGACGTCGTGGGCAGCGCGACGAAATACGGCAGCGGCTTGTCGATGGGGCGCACCTTCGGGTGGTCCCACACGTATTCGAGGATGTCGCCTTCGTGCGTCGCGGCCACGCCCACGACCTTGGCGACGTCCAGCGCCGCGCCGCCGCCGAAGCCGATGACGCAGTCGGCGCGATGCGCCTTGTACGCCGCCGCCCCGTCCATCACCTGGCTGCATGTGGGGTTGCCGAAGACGCCGCCGAAGACGGCGACATCGAGCCCGTCCAGGTGCGACTTGAACTCGGCAAGCACGGGCAGCTGCGCGAGCGCCTTGTCGGTGACGATGAGCGGGCGCTTCAGCCCCTGCGACTTGAGATGCGCCGCCACTTCCTTGCGCGCGCCGGCGCCGAAGCGGATGGAGGTGGGAAAGGAAAAGCCGGAAATGGTCATGATGCAGTGAGGTCCAGGTACATGTGATTCTTGTCGAACGGCCGGCCGTCGACCTTGATCGCGCGCGGTTCGATGCCGAAGGAGCGAAAGCCCGCGGCTTCATAGAGTCGGGTGGCGGCGGCGTTGCCCTCGGTGACGGTGAGCACCAGCAATTCGAGGCCGGCGTCGCGCGCGTGCGCGAGCAGCGCGTCCACGAGCCCGCGGCCCACGCCGGCGCCCGCGTTTTCCGGCGCGACGTACATGCCGACGACCGTGGCCTTGTGGCGCGCCTTCTCGCGCGTCTCGCGCTCGAGGCCCACCATGCCGCACAGCTGCGCGCCCTCGCAGGCCCCCCAGAACATCGTGTTGTCGGCGGCGAGGCGCGCGCGCGACTTCTCGACGGGCTGCTTGTCCTCTTCACCGAAGCTGGAGGTGAAAGCCTGCGGGGACTCCTTGAGCGCGCGCAGGCGCAGCGCGCGGTACGCCTGCGCGTCGTCGGGGCCGAGGCGGCGGATCTGCATCGGGCTAGGGCCGCGTGAGCCGGTAGATGAACAGGGCCGCGCGGATCGCGCCGCGTTCGATGGAGGCGATCTCCAGGTCTTCGTCGTCGGTGTGCGAGCCGTTGCCCGACGCGCCCAGGCCGTCGATGCCCGTCGTATAGGGCGCCGCGAACTGCACGTCGCCCGCGCCGCGCATGGACGGGTCCAGCGTGCCGATGGGCCCGAGGCCCGCGTCCGCGCTGGTCTTCGAATAGGCCTCGATCAAGCGCGCACCCGCTTCGGTGGGAGGCATGGGCGGATAGCCGTCGCGAAACGAGAGCGTCGCGCTCGTGCCGGGCAGCGACGCCGCCACGATTTCGCGCATGCGGCGCTTCACGCGCTCGCCCTGTTCGGGCGTGAGGTAGCGCAGGTCGCCGCGCGCCTGGAAGTCGCGGGCGATGACGTTGGTCTTGCCGAACGCGGTACCGCTCGCCGTGTCGTCCGAGTATGCGACGTCGGTGCCGCCCAGTACCACGCCCACGTTGAACGTGAGGCTCGGTTCGATCAGCTGGTCCCGGAAGGCGTTGAGGATGCGCGTGCCCTCGTAGATCGCGCCGTAGCCGGCGCCGGGCGTGAACACACCGGCCGAGTGGCCGGGCTTGCCCTTCACGTGCAGCGTCCAGCCGCCCGAGGAACGGCGCGAGATGCTCGCGTAACCCATGCCGCCCTGGCGCGCCGCGCCTTCGAATGACAGCGCGTAGTCGCTGCGTTTGGCCATCGCGATCAGGTCCGCACGGCCGATCTCGCGTGGCGAGCCGGTGCGCTCCTCGTCGCCGGTGAAGATCACCTCGATGCGCGCCGTGTCCAGCGCGCCCACCGCCTTGAGCGCGCGCAGCGCCTCGATGACGATGACGTCGCCGCCCTTCATGTCGTTCACGCCCTGGCCGCGCACGCGGTCGCCGCGGCGCTCCCACAGGGCGACGGCGCTGTCCTTCTCGAACACGGTGTCCATGTGGCCCATGAGCATCACGCGCTTGCCCTGCCCGCCGTCGTGGGAGGCGATGAGGTGGCCACCGCGCTTCATCTCGGGCGGCATCTCGGCCCAGCGGGTCTTGAAGCCCAGCGCGTCGAACTCGGCGCGGAAGACGCGGCCTACTTCGCGCACGCCCTCTGCGTTGAGCGTGCCGCTGTTGATGCGCACCGCCTTCTCCAGCAGCTCGAGCGCTTGCGGCGTGCGCTGCTTCACCGCGGCCACGATCCGCTGCTCGGTGTCGCTCAGCTGGGCGTGCGCCGCGCCGGCCAGGGCCAGCAGGCAGGTGAGGGCGATGCGTTTCAAGCTCGTCTCCGGCGGTTCAGATGATCTCGAAGTAGCGCTTCAGCTCCCAGTCGGTGACGCCGTCGAGCCATTGGCGCCACTCCCATTCGCGCGTGGCGGCGAAGTGGTCGACGAAGGTGTCGCCGAGCATTTCGCGCGCGATCTTCGAGTTCTTGAAGTTGCGCGTCGTCTCGATCAGCGTGCGCGGTGCGCGCGGGATGTTCTCCGCGCCCTGGTTGGTGCCCGTGATCGGCGGCGCGGTGAGCTTCAGGCCCTTCTCCACGCCGTAGATGCCCGCGGCGATCACCGCGGCCATGGCGAGGTACGGGTTCACGTCGGCGCCGGGGCAGCGCGTCTCCAGCCGCGTGGACTTCACGCCGCCCGCGATCACGCGGAAGCTCGCCGTGCGGTTGTCGATGCCCCAGGTCGGCTTGACGGGCGCCCAGAAGCCGTCGACGAGCCGCTTGTAGCTGTTGATGGTCGGCCAGAACATCGGCGCGAATTCCATCAGGCACAGCACCTGGCCCGCGAGGTAGCTCTCGAAGAGCTTGCTCATCTTGCGCGGGCTCTTCGCATCGTAGAACTGGTTGGCCTTGCCGTCCGACAGGCTCTGGTGGATGTGGCCGCTGCAACCCGGCAGGTGCTGGTTCCACTTCGCCATGAAGCTCGGCATGATGCCGAAGCGCGTGCCGATCTCCTTCGCGCCGGTCTTGAAGAGGATGGCCCGATCCGCCTGCAGCAGCGCCTCGCTGAAGCCGAGCGCCGCTTCGTAGACGCCGGGCCCCGTTTCGGTGTGCAGCCCTTCGATCGGCACGTTGAAGGCGAGCATCTCGTCCATCAGCGCGTTGAAGAATTCGCGGTTCTGGTTCACGCGCAGTAGGGAGTAACCGAACATGCCCGGGGTGAGCGTCTCGGGCCCCACGCCCTTCTTGTCGGCCCAGCTTTGCGGTGTCTCGCGGAAGTTGAACCACTCGTACTCCATGCCCGTCATGACCTGGAAGCCGAGCTTCTCCGCGCGTTTCAACACGCGCTTGAGCGTCTGGCGCGGGCACACCTCGTAGGGGGATCCGTCGGCGTTGATGAATTCGCCGAGGAAGAAATCGATGCCGCCGTCCCAGGGCACGTTGCGGTGCGTGTCCAGGTCCAGCCGCGCGAGCGCGTCCGGAAAGCCGTGCTGCCAGCCGGTGACGGTGGCATTGTCGTAGCAGTTGTCGCTGGAGTCCCAGCCGAAGACAACGTCGCAGAAGCCGAAGCCCGAGTCCGCGGCGCCCTCGAACTTGTCCTTGTGCAGGTACTTGCCCCGAAGGATGCCGTCGATGTCGCTGCAGGCGACCTTGACTTTGCTGGCGCCGGATTTGCGGATCTTCGCCAGGGCGGGGTGGGTTTTGCTCGTGGCCATTGTTTGTTGCTCTTCCTGTGTATTTTCGAACGCAGAGGACGCAGAGTTTTCGCAGAGGGCGCAGAGAAATTCAAGGAGCCGAACTCAAGACATTCTCTTGTGAACTTCTCTGGTATTCCTCTGCGTCCTCTGCGAAACCTCTGCGTTCTCTGCGTTCAAAATTTCCTCGCGCATCCACCCACTCAAATCGCAGGCTCGCCCGACGCAATTCCCATGTCTTCCAACGCCAGGGCTACCGCCGCGACCGCCTGCTCCATCTCGTTCGGGCCGATGGCGCCGATACAGCCTACGCGAAAAGTTTCGACCTGTGTGAGCTTGCCGGGATACAGGATGAATCCGCGCTGGCGCGCCGACGCATAGAAAGTCTTGAAGTCGTAGCGCGCATCGCCCGGCGCGTTGAACGTGACGATGATCGGCGCCTGGATCGCCGGGTCCAGGAAGGGGATGAAACCCAGGCGCGACATGCCATGGATGAGCGTCTGGTAGTTCTGCGTGTAGCGCGCCAGGCGCGCCGGCTGGCCGCCTTCCGCCTCGAACTGCGCGATCGCCTCGGCCAGCGCCACCACCACGTGCGTGGGCGGCGTGAAGCGCCACTGGCCCGTCTTTTCCATATAGACGTACTGGTCGTGCAGGTCCATCGCGAGCGACTGGCTGCGGCCCGCGCAGGCGTCCAGCACCGCCTTGCGGATGAAGACGAAGCCCATGCCCGGCACGCCTTCCAGGCACTTGCCGCTGGCCGCGATCAGCGCGTCGAAGCGCGTCTCGCGCGCATCGATGGGCAGCGCCGCGAAGGAACTCATCGCGTCCACGATCAGGCCCTTGCCGTGCTGCGCGCAGACGTCCGCCACCTCCTGCAGCGGGTTCCAGACGCCCGCGCCCGTTTCGCAATGGATGAGCACGACGTGCGTGATGGTCTTGTCCGCCGCGAGCTTGTCGGCCAGCGCGGCGGGCGACACCTGGGACGCCTCGTCGAATCCCATCACCGTGCAGGTGCGGCCCATGAGCGTGGTGAGCTTCGCCGCGCGCTTGCAGT is a window of Caenimonas aquaedulcis DNA encoding:
- a CDS encoding aldehyde dehydrogenase family protein, with protein sequence MNTLTITNPATGERISEVPADDAASVAAKARRARAAQPAWAARPIAERKACIERFREGVVRDLEALATTMTRETGKPIKMSRNELNGLLGRLDFFVGMVEPVTASETVFDEGGMQERIEHVPLGVIGNISAWNYPWFVGCNVIVPALLTGNAVLYKPSEYATLTGLEIERLLREAGVPAEIFATLVGGGEVGAALLEQKIDGLFFTGSYATGARIAKAVGSRFMKLQLELGGKDPTYVCDDADPRAAAESLADGAMYNTGQSCCSVERIYVHEKIHDAFVAAFVETVKGFKAGDPMNEDTYIGAITRAPQLDVLDAQVADAKAKGAVLHTGGHRLPGPGNGYAATVFSQVNHDMELMKEESFGPVIGIQKVSGDQEAVKLMNDTRYGLTAGVYTPDGARAHRILSHVNAGSLYWNCCDRVSPRLPWSGFGDSGIGLTLSTYGIEAFTRPRAWHLRKP
- a CDS encoding iron-containing alcohol dehydrogenase, yielding MTISGFSFPTSIRFGAGARKEVAAHLKSQGLKRPLIVTDKALAQLPVLAEFKSHLDGLDVAVFGGVFGNPTCSQVMDGAAAYKAHRADCVIGFGGGAALDVAKVVGVAATHEGDILEYVWDHPKVRPIDKPLPYFVALPTTSGTGSEVGRSSVVSENDTHLKRVVFSPKILAKVVFADPELTLALPPHVTAATGMDALTHNIESYLSPAYHPLCDGIALEGTRIAAAALETAVNQPSNLQARSDMMMASMMGAIAFQKDLGAVHSCAHALGAVCDLHHGLANALMIDTVMEWNYESAKEKFDELAHVCKVQGGGENFVPWLRALKARIGISGKLSAHGVKREHLPRLVEIATADMCHQTNPRPVTAEDFTRLFEGAM
- a CDS encoding M20/M25/M40 family metallo-hydrolase encodes the protein MKRIALTCLLALAGAAHAQLSDTEQRIVAAVKQRTPQALELLEKAVRINSGTLNAEGVREVGRVFRAEFDALGFKTRWAEMPPEMKRGGHLIASHDGGQGKRVMLMGHMDTVFEKDSAVALWERRGDRVRGQGVNDMKGGDVIVIEALRALKAVGALDTARIEVIFTGDEERTGSPREIGRADLIAMAKRSDYALSFEGAARQGGMGYASISRRSSGGWTLHVKGKPGHSAGVFTPGAGYGAIYEGTRILNAFRDQLIEPSLTFNVGVVLGGTDVAYSDDTASGTAFGKTNVIARDFQARGDLRYLTPEQGERVKRRMREIVAASLPGTSATLSFRDGYPPMPPTEAGARLIEAYSKTSADAGLGPIGTLDPSMRGAGDVQFAAPYTTGIDGLGASGNGSHTDDEDLEIASIERGAIRAALFIYRLTRP
- a CDS encoding glutamine synthetase family protein, which produces MATSKTHPALAKIRKSGASKVKVACSDIDGILRGKYLHKDKFEGAADSGFGFCDVVFGWDSSDNCYDNATVTGWQHGFPDALARLDLDTHRNVPWDGGIDFFLGEFINADGSPYEVCPRQTLKRVLKRAEKLGFQVMTGMEYEWFNFRETPQSWADKKGVGPETLTPGMFGYSLLRVNQNREFFNALMDEMLAFNVPIEGLHTETGPGVYEAALGFSEALLQADRAILFKTGAKEIGTRFGIMPSFMAKWNQHLPGCSGHIHQSLSDGKANQFYDAKSPRKMSKLFESYLAGQVLCLMEFAPMFWPTINSYKRLVDGFWAPVKPTWGIDNRTASFRVIAGGVKSTRLETRCPGADVNPYLAMAAVIAAGIYGVEKGLKLTAPPITGTNQGAENIPRAPRTLIETTRNFKNSKIAREMLGDTFVDHFAATREWEWRQWLDGVTDWELKRYFEII
- a CDS encoding gamma-glutamyl-gamma-aminobutyrate hydrolase family protein is translated as MTHRLKIGISACFMHADPTRALFTGKTLQYVEQSIAHWVMSTGALAVMIPSPTGATQRGDVTLDHYAQWLDGLVLHGGADVSPLSYGEQPLQEKWAGDKIRDEYEIDLVAAFERQGKPVFGVCRGLQLINVAYGGTLYQDIETQLPHALRHRDATVYDNNFHGVEIAPGSRLAALYPEGRRVKVNSIHHQAIKDLAAGFAVEAVSHEDGIIEAIRRTDAARPYLAAVQWHPEFHRADSDTIDDAALLQDFLSAAAAVRQDPTP
- a CDS encoding GNAT family N-acetyltransferase, translating into MQIRRLGPDDAQAYRALRLRALKESPQAFTSSFGEEDKQPVEKSRARLAADNTMFWGACEGAQLCGMVGLERETREKARHKATVVGMYVAPENAGAGVGRGLVDALLAHARDAGLELLVLTVTEGNAAATRLYEAAGFRSFGIEPRAIKVDGRPFDKNHMYLDLTAS